AGATTCGTACGCCTTTAAATGGTGTTATCGGATTTTCGGACCTACTATTGAAAACTCCACTGAACGATTTGCAGAAGCAATATCTAAAATATGTTAATGAGTCGGGAAATAATCTGCTTTCTATCATTAACGATATATTGGATTTCTCAAAGATTGAATCTGGAAAATTGGAGTTCTACATAGACCAATACAATCCCTATGAGCTCGTCAATCAAGTAATACATGTTATTCTATACCAAGCGCAAAATAGGGGCATAGAGCTGCTCCTAAATATCGAACAAGGTCTTCCAGATCTTATTTATATTGATGAGTCGCGAATAAAACAAGTTTTGATCAACCTCTTGGGGAATGCTGTGAAATTTACCGAGACAGGAGAAATTGAGCTTCGTGTTGAAAGAACCAATATTGAGCAGGATAAAGTGAGACTTCGATTCTCGGTCCGCGATACGGGCATTGGTATATCGGAAGAAAAGCAACATCGCATATTCGATGCCTTTATGCAAGAAGATAGTTCTGTGAGTAAGCGTTTTGGTGGTACAGGACTTGGGCTGACAATTTCCAATAATATTTTGCGCTATATGGGCAGTGAATTGTCGCTAGAAAGTAAGGTCAATGAAGGATCGATTTTCTCATTTGAGATTGAAGTGCCCTACGAATATACAGAAGAGCAGAATGATGACTTATCGGTGGAGAATGTGCTCATCGTTGATGATAATGTAAATAACCGCGTAATTCTTGAGCATATGCTCGCTTATAAGGGAGTTAAGACGACTTCTGTCGGCAATGGGTTTGAAGCAATACAGCTTTATCTAGACGGAAAACGCTTTGACGCTATTTTGATGGATTACCGTATGCCAATATTGAATGGTTTAGAAACCATCGGAAAGATCAAAGAATTCTTGAACCAACAGGGCGAACCTATCCCACTTCTAGTTTCACATTGTTCGTCTGAAGATCAGGAACATATGACGCAATTCCGTCAGGAACAGAATTCCTATTGTCTGACAAAGCCGATTATTTCTGAAGAATTATATAGGATTCTTCGACAAACCCAGACGACCGAAAAGTCTGTTGTTGAGGAACAAGAGTCTGCTAAGCACCTGGAAAAAGCGTTTCGTGTGCTTGTAGCGGATGATAACCCTGTAAATATGGCTTTGAACCTAAGGCTTGTTGAGGGCGTATTGCCACAATGTGAAACCGCCAGTGTGGAGAACGGTGTTCTTGCCGTAGAAGCCTGCGAAGCATCTGTTTTCGATTTGATTCTGATGGACATTCAGATGCCATTGATGGATGGAATCGAAGCCACACAGCGCATCCGAACGATGAAGGGATACGAACAGGTGCCTATTATCGGTATCACTGCAGGGAATGTCATTGGTGAAAAGGAGAAATGTTTAGAAGTTGGAATGACCGATTTTCTCACGAAGCCAATTAAGGCTGGCGATTTTAAGACTATGGTGACGAAAGCAATGCAGGCTTTAGAAGCTGATTTAGTCAGCGAAGTCGAAATGTCTGTTCACTTCGACGAAAGCATAATGGATGAATCGACCGATAATGATGCCGACTTCAAACAAGAGTTTATCGGTATTGTTTTAGGAGAGTTGGAGCTGCAAAAAGAGCGGCTGAATCTCGCTCGCGAGGAAAGCGACGTTCCGCAGATCAAAAAGCTATTGCATAAACTTCGTGGAACGTCCAGTACAGCCGGGTTGATCCTGCTAAATAGAATGGCAGCTGATATGGAGGAGAAGTTTATAAATGGCAATTTACCATTCGATGAAATATCGAATTTGACCAACGAAATTGAATTATTACAGAAACTATTAATAAAAATTAAAGCGTAGAAGATGGTTGTGTTATTAGCCGAAGATGATGAATTGATTCTTAAAACTATTGAGCATAAACTAAAAAAAGAAGGATTTGAAGTAATTCTTACGAGAAATGGGCAAGAGGCGATCGAATTGATAAGAAGTCAAAAAATTGATTTAATCATTAGCGATATCATGATGCCTTTTGCTTCTGGAATAGAAATTCTTGCTGAAGTAAAACTGTTGGAGCAACCTATTCCAATCATCATGCTCTCTAGCATGGGACAGGAGGAAATCGTCATTGAAGCATTCGAAATGGGAGCTTCTGATTATATGATCAAACCTTTTAGTCCTAATGAATTGATTCTGCGTATAAATAAATTATTGAACAGACCATAGGAGGAAGATGGAGCCGGTACTCACCCTACATGAACTAATGATCGGAATCTTAACAATTTTGATTCTCGTTTTTTTAGTTATTCTTGCCCTTTTGATTTTCAGTTTTCGCGAATATAAGATCGTAGAAAGCAGACAGCTGTGGAAGAAACTGGTGGAGGAGTATTTAGCCAAAGTCATCATAGAAGGGTCTGTTGATGAGGTGTATATCGATAAGGATATCACGTATTACTTAAAATATAGAGAGTTTCGTCGTTATTTTCTTAATCGCTTGGTTGAATCTGAACGCAAGTTCTCCGGCGTCGCTGCTCAAATATTGAAACGCGTATTCTACATCTATCATTTGAATGAGGAAGCTTATGCACTATTAAGGAGCAAAAAGCCCTATTTGATAGCTAGAGGTATTCAGGTTTTGAAGGTGATGCGAGCCGAAGAGGCTCTTCCAGAAATCAAGTCAATGCTGAATCACAATCACCTTAGTGTTAGGCAGGAAGCACAATACGCTATAGTATACTTCGAAGGCTTTGAGGGATTGGCTTTTCTGGATCAGTTCAACGGAGTACTATCCGACTGGCAACAGTTACGTATCATCAGTTTTATTAAGCAGTTGCCAAAGGATGCAATTCCAAGATTGCTCAGGTGGCTTTATGGCGCAAACCCCTCCGTTATCATATTTTCACTAAAACTTATTCAAAAATTCAAAGTGCTAGAGCTACATGCTGATTTAATTCAAATATTGAATTATCCGAATCATGCTGTGCAGCTGGAAGTGATACGCACAATGTTCAGTCTTGATGTATTCGATACTTCGGAACAGCTTGTGGCGCGATTTCCGTTCATGGAAGAGGCACAGCAGCAGGAGATCATCAAAGGTTTGGGTTATACCCGTGCAAGAGATCAGATTGACTTTTTAAAAAAGGAGTTGAGTATTTACCCTACGCAAAGAGGAAGAGTGAATATTGCTGATTCACTTTTTTCGATAGGTGAATTTAATTATTTGAATAACTTAAGGTTATCTCTTAACGAAGGAGATCCAAATCTACTAGTTTTAAACCACGTATTGGATAATAAGCGATGAACGAAATAGCAAAGGTCATTTACGAAATTGTTGTCTGGCTATTCTTGATCTATTCAATGGGAATATTCAGTGTCTATACTTGGATCGCCATATTTTCCTATGGCGCCGTAACGCGTTATAAATACGGCAATATCTATACGGACTATTCGTTAATTGCCACGAATCCGAATGCACCAAGTTTTAGCCTGATTGCGCCTGCTTATAATGAGGGAAAGACAATTGTAGAAAACGTGCGATCCTTGTTATCGATCTACTACAATAAGTTAGAGATTATTATTGTCAATGACGGTTCTAAAGATGATTCCATCGAAAGACTTGTCGAAGCTTATCATTTAGAGAAAGTAAGCTACGCAATAAGCGGCAATTTGAAAACTCAAGAAGTAGTTCAGGTTTATAAGAGTAAGAATCCTGCATTCAGGAAGTTAATTGTCGTAGATAAGAAGAATGGGGGTAAGGCAGATGCACTCAACGTAGGGATAAATATTTCCAAAAGCGATTATATTGTCTGTATTGATGTCGATTGTATTATTGATCAGGAGGCGATACTAAAGCTTGCCAAGCCTTTTATGGAGCAAGAGGATAAGCGGTTAATTGCGTGCGGAGGTGTTATTCGTTTAGCGAATAATTGTAAGATAGAGAATGGCAAGGTGGTCGAAGTTAATCTGCCTAAAACCTGGTTAGGGCGGAGCCAGGCGTTGGAATATATCCGAGCATTTGTGTTAGGCCGAATGGCATGGTCAAGAGCGAGCGGATTAATTTTGATTTCAGGGGCATTTGGAGCCTTTGACAAGGAGATTGTGCTTGCCTGTGGAGGATATGACCATAGCACCGTTGGAGAGGATATGGAGCTTGTCGTGCGGATGAGACGCTACATGATTGAAAAAGATCTACCACATCAGGTTATCAATATTCCGGATCCTCTTTGTTGGACGGAAGTACCTGAAGATAAGGAAGTGTTAAAAAAGCAAAGAAACCGCTGGATGCGGGGCACCATGGAAACCCTTTGGACACATCGTAAATTGATGTTCAACCCGAAATACGGTAAACTGGGTATGCTAAGCCTACCGTATTGGTTTTTCTTTGAATTCTTGGGTCCCTTTGTGGAATTTACAGGCTATATTATCTTCATTCTTTTTGTACTGTTTGGGATTATTAATTGGACATTCTTTTTCGCCTTATTCCTGCTCGTTGTATTTTCCAGTATTCTGTATTCCGTCTATGCGGTTTCGGTGGATTTGGTTAGCCATCAAGTATATTCCAAGCGAAAAGATCTAACCACACTGATTGCAACGGCTGCCCTCGAACCGTTTTATTTCCATCCCTTGGTCGTACGCGCCGGAATTGCCGGTATGGTCGATTATTTTAGGAAAAAGAATGGATGGGGAGAAATGACGAGACAAGGGTTCTCGCAGGAGAAGGACGAAAGCTTTAAAGAAAAAGCCTTGCGCTATGGCAAATGGCTCATGGAGCAATTTAGTCCTGTGGCGCTTGTTTATCTCATCTTTGTTCTGCTGACAAGCATTGCGGAATGGTTTATTTATGGAAGCAGCGTTCAGCAGTTCAAAACCATGGAATCATTTGCTGTGCTGTTGGCCAATAATGCCCTAACGGCTATGGTTTTTCTTTTACCAGTAGCGGCAGTTTATCTTTTGATTTCATTGTCCCATGAGCGTTTAGCCAATTGGATGTTGCCAATTATTACAGCCGCTGCAGTGACCATTCAATTAATTTTAGCTTTCTATTTTATTGAGTCCCGAAACCTCTTGGGAACAGATCTTTTCTTTTACTCTTCCGAAGAACTAATTGGAATTCTTCGTGCAAGTAATGTTCTTAATTGGTTGAATGTATTTCTGTTAATGATAGGACTGCTAGCCCTAATCATGAGTATAAAATTCCTGAGCAGTAAAATTAAGGGTTCGACGATAAAGGCGCTTTCCATTTTATCAGCGGGTTTTATAGCATTGATTTACCTCGCTTTATTTGGTGCAGTAACCGGGAGCTCCAAGGATGACTTTATGCAGACTGCTGAACGCAGTAAGCTAGGGTTCTTTCTCTACAGCAACGCCGATCTATTATCGGATAATATTGGAGATCGTGTATTTGCTAGTTCGATTGAGTCGTCCGTCGGTTCACTGAACGCAGCTTACCCATTCCTGCAGAATGAGCAGACTATGGATGTGTTTGGCCAGTATTTCCAGAAAGCTGAAAAAGCACCTAACTTAGTTTTAATTTTAGTTGAAGGCCTCGGCAAAGCATATAGCAGTTCGGATGGCTACATAGGAGACTTTACGCCTTTCTTAAACCAGCTCAAAGACAGTTCCTTGGTATGGGATAATAATTTAAGTTCCTCCGGAAGAACATTTTCAGTACTGCCGACGGTACTAGGTTCACTACCTTTTGGTACCTCCGGTTTTCTTGAACAAAAAGATTATCCTGAGCACTTTAACTTGCTGAATGTTTTAGCTTTTAACGGATTTAAAACAGGGTTTGTTTACGGTGGAGATTCTAACTTCGATTTTATGGCGAAGTATCTAAAAGCTAATAATATAGATGTACTCCTCGATGAGTCGAGCTTCCCTGCCGGCTATCGGAGACTTCCAGGTACAAATGGCGAGAGTTGGGGTTATGAAGATCAAGCGGTGCTTTCTCAGTTAAGTGCACTGTCGGAAAAGCAGTCCGAACCTTATTTCCATATTACACTAACACTATCCACGCATAATCCGTTTTTGATCAATGATGCGCAAAAATACGAGGCACTTTTTCAAGCGCGCTTACAACAGCTTAAACTGCCCAAAGCCAAATACGGCCTGGCAATGGAAAATAAAAAGCAACTGATTTCGGTCATCAACGCCGATGATGCTTTGCGTCAATTCTTTGCAGATTATCGTCAGCGCGAAGAGTTCAAAAATACTATATTTATTATCACTGGGGATCATGCCATGCCTGAGATACCGTTGCAGAGCAAGATCGATCGTTATCACGTGCCATTACTTGTGTACTCGCCTCTATTAAAAAATAAACGCAAGTTTCATCATACCGTAAGCCATTTTGATATTGCGCCATCCATTTTAGCTTACTATCGAGAAAATTACCAGCTACGAACTCCTGAACAGGTAACTTGGATAGGGAAGGGTCTAGACGTCGGTGCTGCCAAGCAGAGCATGGGGGTTCCTATTATGCAAAGCAAATCTCAACTGATTGACTTTGTGTATTCCAACGTGCATATCAATGATAATCGTGCATTTAAGTTGGATAATAAGTTGTCTGAAGATGCGATTGGCGACGCGAATGCGGATCCAACAACGAAAAAACGATTTGATGCGTTCCGCGAGATGAACAAGCAGTTTATCAAATCGTCTTCTCTGTTGCCAGATTCAATCTACAACAAGTTTTTCCAGTAGCAGATTTTAGAATCTGCGTCTGTAACCAACCGTTATGTCTATTTGATTGTCTTTAACTTCTGGTTGATACTCTACATTGTAGTATGTGCCGGAAATGGAGAACAGGTTTTTCTCTTTTACGCTCAGGTTATATTCTAATCCGGTTTTAAAAGTTTTCAATTTATAGCTATCGTCCGTTAGGAGGTTCTCTCGGTTCTCTTCCGGACTTATACCAGAGCCAACGATAAGTCCAAAGTAATCGTCCGCACCTTTTGTATAATAGCGTACTGTACCGGCGTAGGAATGCGAAATATTATCATCGCCAGGTGTTAAATATGTCCGAGCGTTGAACCAAAAGTTCTTATAGTACTTTCCTACGGATGCGGTATACATCCATACATTCTCAGTGAATTTCAATTGCCTATACCCAACTTCAGCTTCAAAGCTTGCTGGCAAATTAGCGTATAAGGAGGCTCCGGTTCTAAACTTTGGGAAAATACCGTCGCTATTGGAATAGCCGGTTCCTAAGTACATATAGAACATTTTAGATAAACGTGGGTAAGCTTCAAGTTCAAATTGCGTTCCGTTGCTACCAAATTTATTTGCAAAGTTGGTTCTAAAAATGAAGGAGCCAATCGGCGTGCCTCTCTTATAACTTACACCCACAATATGCCAATCATCCGCAAATTGCTTGTCGAAGTGCATCCAATTATATGTAACGCCTATCTCATTTCCACCAACCTGCTCACGGATAGCATTTACTAATTCGCGTGCATCGCTATTCTTCGGGTCTACGGCAAGCAGTTCATTTAGCTGTTCGTTGGCTTCTGCGTAGCGCTTTGACGCATTTAAAACCTTTGCCTTCAGCAATAATAAATCCGTCGATTGAGGATGTGAAGATAGACCACGGTTCACAACACGAAGGGCCTCTTCATTTTGGTCTTCCCAATATTCTAAGGATCCAAACGCTAAATGGAAATCCTCGTCGGTCGTATTTTTTAATTCTAATTGCTTGAATACCATCCTCGCAGAATCAGGCTGATCCATCCAAGTATATAATCTACCTAGAAATACGCTGATGTCGGTATAATCGGGACTTTTTTGTAAGGCCTGTTTTGCTAAACCAACAGCTGCCTTATAATTTTTATTGTCAAAAGCTTCGGTACGTGCTCGTAAGAATAGTTCGTCAGAATTAAGAGTTCCATCCTGTGCAAAGAGCACATTTAATTGAATGGAACATAGCATGGCTAGGGTAAGAAAGCTAATTAGTGTTGATTTCATAAGCAGAATCTTCTGTAGATGGGACAAAGTTACTTGTTTTTACGGCTTTAAGTATAGAAAAAGCCAATTTATTTGTGTGATGTTTTTTCCTTACCGTGCACTAGAGGTTGATAATCGATGCCATCTGAAAAAATGGAAAAGATCGATTGATATGTGGCTTAGCCAAACAATTGCATGCTCATGCTCGTTCTCTTGATATGCAGATAATAGAATTTCGATCCCAAGGCATCTATTGTATCCCCGGTAAATTTTATATAGACCCTTGGCTTCCTGTAGATAGGGCAATTATTACCCATGGACATGCTGATCATGCTCGTTCGGGAATGGGAAGTTACCTATGCCATCGCTTTACTACACCCATTCTTAAGATACGTATTGGAGAAGCTATACAAGTCCAGGATGTAGATTACAACGAGCCTATTAACATTAATGGAGTCGAGGTCTCATTGCATCCCGCGGGGCATATTATCGGATCTGCTCAAGTGCGAATAGCTTATAAGGGCAAAGTGGTTGTTGTGTCCGGTGATTATAAGTTACAAGATGATGGACTGAGCAACCCATTTGAACTTGTGCGTTGTCATGAGTTCATCACCGAGAGCACCTTTGGACTGCCGATTTATCAATGGGAATCAGTAGAAAATCTCAATAAGCAGCTGCAGGATTGGATTTTAAAAAATCAATCGTTTGGAAAGACTTCTGTGTTTGTAGGTTATTCACTGGGAAAAGCTCAGCGTATAATGAGAGCAGTGGCGGGAATGGCACCCATCTATGTGCATAGCTCTATTGCACGCTTAAATAAAGCCTACGAAAGCGTCGGAATTGTATTGCCGGACTATCAAACCGTCGATCTTCGCGAAGACTTAAAACATATAGATAAAAACATCGTGATCCTTCCACCTTCCCTTGTTGGAACCAATGTAATCAAACGGATTCCGCATATGGCCTATGCTATCTGCTCAGGATGGATGGCAGTACGGGGCGCAAGGAGATGGCGAAGCGCGGATGCAGGATTCGCCGTAAGCGACCATGCCGATTGGAACGATCTGTTGCGCGTGACCACAGAGACAGGTGCTGAGAAAGTCTATGTCACACATGGGCAAACCGCTGTGTTCAGTAAATATTTAAATGAAAATGGGATACTGGCAGAGGAAGTAAAAACGGATTTTGGCGTGGAAAAGGAAGAAGCATTGATGAATGAAAACGAAGCTATATGAAAGAATTTGCTCAGCTGATCAATACATTAGACAGTACTAATAAGACATCGCTGAAAACCGAAGCGATCGTTCAATATTTGGAGGTTGCGGAGAACAGGGATAAGCTTTGGTTTCTGAGTCTTTTTACCGGGCGTCGACCCAAGCGACAGGTCAGTACCACGCTGATGCGCGAGTGGGTCAAAGAAATTGTCGATATCCCGGATTGGCTTTTTATGGAGTCTTATTCATCTGTTGGAGATCTTGCAGAAACGATCTCTTTACTTCTGCCTAATCCAACCGGTAATATCGATTTGGCTTTGTCCGAATGGATGAACCGCATATTAGACCTGAACACGAAAACTGATGAAGAAAAAAAGGCGTTTGTGCTTCATGCTTGGGAGAACCTGCCGCACCAAGAACGATTTATTTTTAATAAGTTACTGGGAGGTAGCTTCCGTGTCGGTATTTCCGCGAAAAGCCTAATCAATGCAATTGCTCTTCATAGCGGGCTCGATGCATCAGCAGTTGCGCACAGCATTATAGGAGAGTGGCTAATAGATGATGTCGAGTTTGATCTGCTCATACGTGGGCACTATGTCAACACCAACCTATCCAAACCCTATCCGTTTTGCCTGGCATATCCTTTAGAAAATTTAGAGAAAACCCTGATCAATCCACAGGACTGGCAGGCAGAGTATAAATGGGACGGAATACGTGGACAGATTATCAAAAGAGCCAACGAAGTCTTTATCTGGTCAAGAGGAGAGGAACTTGTTACCGATCAATTTCCCGAATTAGTAGAGGAATTCAGCAAGTGGCAGGGAGATTTCGTGCTTGATGGGGAGATTTTAGCATTCCTTGATGGGGAAATTCTGAACTTTACATTCCTTCAAAAACGCTTGAATCGAAAAACCATTACAGATAAAATGCGGCGTGAGATTCCGGTAACTATGATCTTATACGATATGCTCGAACTGAATCAAGAAGACCTGCGCGATAAACCTCTAGCATTTCGTCGACAGCAACTAGAAAAGCTTTTCCATCTGAATCAAGCGGGGTCACTGATGCTATCTCCGATAATCGAATTTCAAGAACTCGACACGCTCGGATCGCTACGTGATTCTGCCAGAGACAAAAATAGCGAAGGCCTGATGCTAAAACACAAGAGCTCTGTTTATCATGCCGGCAGAAAGCGTGGCGATTGGTGGAAATGGAAAATCGATCCACTATCGATTGACGCTGTGCTGATTTATGCGCAGAAAGGAAGTGGACGGCGTAGCGGCTATTATACAGACTATACATTTGCCGTGCGTGATGGCGACAAGCTCGTCAGCATAGCCAAAGCGTATTCGGGATTGACAGATAAGGAAATTCAGGAAGTGAGTCGCTTTGTAAACAAAAATGCAATCGAGAAGTTTGGGCCTGTCCGGACTGTCAAGCCTGAGCTCGTATTCGAGATCGCTTTTGAAGGGATAGGATGGAGTTCCAGACATAAATCAGGAATAGCACTACGATTTCCCCGGATCGCTCGATGGCGAAGAGACAAGACGGTTGAAGAAATTGACGAGTTGGAAGAGGTAAAGAAACTTATTAAATAGGCAATACCTGTATTATCTATCTAATCCTGTTTCTCGACTAAGTACTTCCAATACCGTTTAGGGACATGCTGAACATGTAACTTGATATTCTTGCGAGCCACGATATTCGTCGCCTTAAAGTAAGCTTTCCATAACTGTTGGTAATGTGTCTCCTGTTTATCCAGTTCGATCTGAATGGCTAAGTCAGCATCCTTATTTGAAGCTTCAGACAGCGTGACTTCTTGTATATCCTGCAAATTATAGAGATATCCATAACGTCGTTTTACATCATATATTAACCAGCGCTGATCGGCAAAACGCTTTTTAAAGAAGGAGATAATGAGCGGCAACACATTAAAATCTGGCTCTATAACAGCGCTGTATAGCTCATCTGCCGATTTGCTGAAACGTATAAAAGCTTTCATTCTATGGCTCTCTCTCCCCATCTTCTTAATAGTCTGCGAGAGGGCCAGCGCATCAGCATCCGCATAGTTTTTTAAGATGCCAGGGTTGTTTGTAAAAATGCTTCGCATAAGTTTAAATCCAATATGCCAAGCTTTCGGATCCTCAGATAAAAAGTTTCTATAAAAATCATAAACACGCTCCTTACCTATATGCTTTTCCAAACCCTTCAATATCCGCTTCGCGCGTTCTGAATCTGTCTCAACATAAGTCTTTACAGCAAAGAAACTTGATTCTAACTTTTCTTCAATCATCGGAACTGCATCCACCTTTCTATCTTGAAAAGACTGGAAGAAGGCACTTAAATAGCCCAAATAGCTACCATCAAAAATATAGTAGGTCATGCGAACAAGCTTAATTGATTACTTGCTACCTTCGGCAGATACTTGCTCGTTCCTGAAGATAGAATCGAAGTTTTGATCGCATGCATTTGAAGGTCGCCCCAATTTCTTACAGAGTCGGCATAGCGCATAAAATACTTTGCCCGATTGAAGGCAATGCCGATTTTTTTTAAGTGATGCTCATAGAGTTTCCCAAATTTCCTCGCTTGAATTATTTTTAGCGCCGAACCACGGCCAACACCAGGGATACGCAGAATCGCGGCATAGTCCGCTGTATTGACATCGATAGGAAAGTATTGAGGATTTCGCAGAGCCCAACTTAGTTTCGGATCTATATCTAAATCCAGATCTTGATGTTCAGGATTTAGAATTTCATCCAGCTTGAAATTATAAAATCTTAACAACCAATCGGTTTGATAGAGTCTGTTTTCTCGAATCAGGGGAGGGGTAGTGCCAACCTGTGGAAGCATACTGTGTTCATTATTTATAGGGATATATCCGCTATAATAAACTCGTTTAAGATGGTATGTCTTGTAGAATTCTGACGAAATCTTCATAATATCATAATCTGTCTCTGAAGTTGCTCCCACGACCATCTGCGTACTTTGACCGGCAGGCACAAAGGTAGGGACGTGCTTCATTAGCTTCTTTTCCTCAGCGAGCATAATCTTTTGCTGATCTACAAACTGCAGCGGTTTTCGAACAGAATCATGGTCTTTTTCCGGCGCCAATTGTTTTAGCCCTTCCTCAGTAGGAATCTCTAAATTGACGCTCATTCGATCTACATAAAGCCCAGCTTCTTTAATAAGCTCTTCACTCGCACCAGGAATTGTTTTTAAATGTATATAACCAAAGAAGCGTTCTTCGGTTCGCAACTTTTTCACGATTCGCATCAGACGTTCCATCGTAAAATCCGCGGATTTAAAAATTCCAGAACTCAAAAAAAGCCCCTCGATATAATTTCTACGATAGAAATTCATCGTTAGTTGAACCACTTCATTTACCGAAAATGCGGCTCGCTGAATATCGTTGCTGCGGCGACTGACGCAGAACGCGCAGTCGTAGATACAATAGTTGGTGAGCAAAATTTTTAAAAGGGAAACGCAGCGCCCATCTTCGGTATAGGTATGACAAATACCTGAACGAGATGAGTCACCGATTCCGCCCTCATTTTTTCTTTTCCCCCCGCTGGAACTACAACTTACGTCATATTTCGCAGCATCTGCTAATATCGATAGCTTTTCCTCTGCTGTAATCATAATAATGATAGATGATTACAACAAAAATACTAAAAATATTAGCAAATACAAAAGGGTTATTTAAGATTCTATCTCTCTTAAATTGATAGTTTCCCATCTCTGCCGACATCGAAATTATTGCCGGTTACAGCGTTCGCAGCTACCTTCATCAGCGTAATAAGTTTATTTGACTTCTGGTCCCAATAATATGCGTCGTTAGGAACGATTTTTAACACCTGAATGTTTGGATCTTCTTTTCCTTTTTCAAACCAGCCTTCCATCATCTTGTTCCAATACTTTTCAATGCGAGCTTCATCTCTAGAGATTTCGGCGTGTCCATTGATGGTTAAAAACTCATAATCTTTAGGTTGGGCATAAATTAAAGAGACTTGACGGTCAGCTTGTAAATGCTGATAGGTTTCACTTTGCTTCGAAAATAAATACCATATATTGCCTTGCTCATCAACTTCTTGTCGACTCATTGGAACAGCATGGGGCTGCTTCTCATCCTTTTTAAAGCTACACAACATGCCGATATCAATCTTATCGACCATTTCTCGTAATTTATCGATTGCTTCTTTATTGCTTAAATTTTCTGTACTCATCGTATCAAATTTTGCCCGAAGGCGCTTAATAATTTTTGTTTATCTAATTCTGTTCCGTCCAAACAAGTCTGCTCATGTCATATCCCGCATCCATCGCTTTCTTTACAAAAGCTTCTTTAACACGTTCAGGCATGGTTTTATTTCGAGACAAGAACCAGATATAGTCAGTGCTTTCTCCAAACACCAATACATTTTCATAAGCAGGATCCATAGCGACCACGTTATAGCCTGAATAAAAAGGTCCAAAGAATGATACTTTTAAAGCACCTTTTGTAGGGTCGCCAACAAAGTCCGCTTTCC
The DNA window shown above is from Sphingobacterium hotanense and carries:
- a CDS encoding pyridoxamine 5'-phosphate oxidase family protein, with translation MSTENLSNKEAIDKLREMVDKIDIGMLCSFKKDEKQPHAVPMSRQEVDEQGNIWYLFSKQSETYQHLQADRQVSLIYAQPKDYEFLTINGHAEISRDEARIEKYWNKMMEGWFEKGKEDPNIQVLKIVPNDAYYWDQKSNKLITLMKVAANAVTGNNFDVGRDGKLSI
- a CDS encoding putative DNA modification/repair radical SAM protein translates to MITAEEKLSILADAAKYDVSCSSSGGKRKNEGGIGDSSRSGICHTYTEDGRCVSLLKILLTNYCIYDCAFCVSRRSNDIQRAAFSVNEVVQLTMNFYRRNYIEGLFLSSGIFKSADFTMERLMRIVKKLRTEERFFGYIHLKTIPGASEELIKEAGLYVDRMSVNLEIPTEEGLKQLAPEKDHDSVRKPLQFVDQQKIMLAEEKKLMKHVPTFVPAGQSTQMVVGATSETDYDIMKISSEFYKTYHLKRVYYSGYIPINNEHSMLPQVGTTPPLIRENRLYQTDWLLRFYNFKLDEILNPEHQDLDLDIDPKLSWALRNPQYFPIDVNTADYAAILRIPGVGRGSALKIIQARKFGKLYEHHLKKIGIAFNRAKYFMRYADSVRNWGDLQMHAIKTSILSSGTSKYLPKVASNQLSLFA
- a CDS encoding TIGR03915 family putative DNA repair protein, coding for MTYYIFDGSYLGYLSAFFQSFQDRKVDAVPMIEEKLESSFFAVKTYVETDSERAKRILKGLEKHIGKERVYDFYRNFLSEDPKAWHIGFKLMRSIFTNNPGILKNYADADALALSQTIKKMGRESHRMKAFIRFSKSADELYSAVIEPDFNVLPLIISFFKKRFADQRWLIYDVKRRYGYLYNLQDIQEVTLSEASNKDADLAIQIELDKQETHYQQLWKAYFKATNIVARKNIKLHVQHVPKRYWKYLVEKQD
- a CDS encoding ATP-dependent DNA ligase; this translates as MKEFAQLINTLDSTNKTSLKTEAIVQYLEVAENRDKLWFLSLFTGRRPKRQVSTTLMREWVKEIVDIPDWLFMESYSSVGDLAETISLLLPNPTGNIDLALSEWMNRILDLNTKTDEEKKAFVLHAWENLPHQERFIFNKLLGGSFRVGISAKSLINAIALHSGLDASAVAHSIIGEWLIDDVEFDLLIRGHYVNTNLSKPYPFCLAYPLENLEKTLINPQDWQAEYKWDGIRGQIIKRANEVFIWSRGEELVTDQFPELVEEFSKWQGDFVLDGEILAFLDGEILNFTFLQKRLNRKTITDKMRREIPVTMILYDMLELNQEDLRDKPLAFRRQQLEKLFHLNQAGSLMLSPIIEFQELDTLGSLRDSARDKNSEGLMLKHKSSVYHAGRKRGDWWKWKIDPLSIDAVLIYAQKGSGRRSGYYTDYTFAVRDGDKLVSIAKAYSGLTDKEIQEVSRFVNKNAIEKFGPVRTVKPELVFEIAFEGIGWSSRHKSGIALRFPRIARWRRDKTVEEIDELEEVKKLIK